DNA from Aggregatimonas sangjinii:
TTGGGGCGCGAATGATCAGGCCGCGGTTGTGGCTTTAGCCAAGCGTACACATCCGGAAGCCCAGCTTACCTTAGTTACCCATAGTATTGGAGGCCAATTGTTAGGGTTTAATCCTCATTACCATATGTTGGATAAGGTCATCTTCGTAGCTTCGCAGGGTGGGTATTGGAATGACTTCAAAGGCCTTCATACTATTAAAATGTGGCTATTTTGGTATGTGATAATTCCCTCTCTCACCCCTATTTACGGCTTCTTCCCCGCAAAAAAACTTGGCCTATTTGAAAATCTTCCTAAGAACATGGTCTATGAGTGGGCCAGCTGGGGAAAACAGACCGAATATCTGATGAAATTTTACGATGAATCGAAATACTATCACGCCAAGTTTAAAATTCCCATACTATCGCTTAGTTTTTCGAAAGACAGCTACGCCCCGAAAAATACGGTAGATTGGTTGGCCGGCCTATTTACTAACGCAACGGTACACCGAGTACACCATCAGGCAAATACTGGAGAACGACATGTACAGCATTTTGGATTTTTTAAAAAATGGGCGCAGCATCCTTACTGGGAACAATGCCTACAATATATCAGAAATGGCACCTATAACACCTGATTTTATATTAGATTATGAAGAAAGCGAGCGACTGCGATTTCGAAGGTTGCTCCCTTCCGATTTTGAGGCTTGGCTCCCGTTTCATCAAGATCCCCGTAGCTCTCAATATTGGAAAGGCCTGCCTCAAGACCCTAAAATTGCTTGTCACGAACAGTTTCAACGAACTTTTGAACGATACGAAAAAGGGTTGGGCGGTATGAATGCCTTAATTTGCAAGGCTACGGAAGCCTTTGTTGGCATGGCCGGATTGCTTGTACAAACAGTTGATGATAAGCAAGAACTCGAAATCGCTTATTCCATTCTTCCGAAGTATTGGAAAAAAGGGTACGCTACCGAAGCCGCCATCAAATGTAAAGCATACGCCATGGCCAATAGGTTGGCGGACTCGCTAATTTCCATCATTCACATAGACAATGTTCCTTCGCAAAAAGTGGCGACGAACAACGGAATGGTCTGGGATAAAACCACCACCTATCGCAACAATCCGGTTCATATTTATAGAATTCGACTATGAAAAGACATGGAGCGATATTTATGGATAACGATTCCGATGCTAAATACATCATCGGGGCACTTTTGGGCGATGCTCCCCCGGAAGGATTTCATGAGCTCAGGGCTAAAAAAGGAATGCTCTTCTCGAAGCTGGCTCTTTTACATTATATAGATGAGGAAATGCGCCATGGCGCCACAGTACTCACAAGAAATACTGCTCAGACGCTACGAACCATGTCAAGCGGCGAACAGAAGAAGGCCCTGTTGGCACATATACTCGAAAATGGGGCCGATTATATGGTTCTAGACAATCCGTTCGACAATTTGGATTTGTCCACCCAAACCGAATTGAAAAAACGTTTAGCCGCTATTGCCCAACATACGCTATTGATACAGTTGCTGAGCAGAACGACCGACCTGCTTCCCTTTATCAGGCACTTTTATCGCTTGGATGGACGGGAGCTAATTCCGATCAAAAGTATAGCCGAAATTTCAAGAAGAATAAAGACCTTCACCGGCAGTATTCCACCACCATTATCCCAATATTCCATAAAAGAAAACATCCTCATCCAACTTAAAAACGTATCAGTTTCCTATTTCGAAAAACCCATTCTGGACCGGATTGATTGGACCATCAAGAAAGGGGAATTCTGGGAGCTTCGAGGCTCCAACGGTAGTGGAAAAACAACGATGCTTTCGATGATTACCGGCGAGAACCCAAAGGGATACGGACAAGAACTCTATATCTTCGGGAAGCTTAAGGGCAGCGGTGAAAGCATATGGGATATCAAAAAAAGAATGGGATACTTTACCCCTGCGATGACCGATACCTTTACTGGGTATCACTCCATAGAACATATGCTTATTAGTGGCTTGAATGACTCTGTTGGCTTGTACATTACCCCTTCGGAGGCGCAATTGCGACTTGCCAAGGAATGGTTGGCACTCATAGGCTTATGGGAGCGAAAAGATATACTCTTTCACGAGTTGGGTACGGGACAAAAGCGATTGGTCATGTGCGCCAGGGCAATGATCAAACATCCAATTCTCTTGATTTTGGATGAACCTACAGCTGGTCTTGATGATGAAAATGCGGCCCTCTTTGTAGCTTTGGTCAATAAATTCGCCAGGGAAAGTGAAAGTGCGATCGTTTTTGTCTCGCATCGATCCGAACCTGGTTTGACTCCACAATATATTTATGAGTTGATTCCAGGGCAAAATGGCTCCATTGGAAAAAAACAATAAAAAAGAGCCGCATTAGCAATACGGCTCTCTTGATGATTTTTATTTCGAAAGGCTTACGCCTTGGCCTTCACCTTTTCTTTTTCCTTTACAACTTCTTTAACAGGCGAAGTAACGTTCTTTTTCAGCGTGTCGTACATAATCGGTGTAGCGATAAACAAAGACGAATAGGTACCCACGATAATACCGATAATCATGGCGAACATAAAGCCTCTAAGCGATTCTCCTCCAAAAATAAAGATAGCCAAGAGTACCACCAATGTGGTCATCGAAGTATTCAAGGTCCGGCTTAAGGTACTGTTCAAAGCGAGGTTGATATTATCACCAGCTTTCCAGCCTTTTTCCTTTATAATCTCACGGATACGGTCGAATACGACCACGGTATCGTTCAAGGAATAACCGATTACCGTTAGTATTGCTGCGATAAAAGCTTGATCGATTTCGATGTTGAAAGGTACTGCCGAACCGAGAGTTCCCAATATGGAGAAAATCCCCAGCACGATCATCACATCATGGAATACCGCCGCAACAGCTCCCAAAGAGAATTGCCATCTACGGAAACGCAATAAAATATATAGGAACACGACCGCCAATGATCCGATAATCGCCAAAAACGCATTGTTTTTGATATCATCTGCAATGGTAGGACCTACTTTTACGGATTGAAGAATACCCAAGGCATCTTCACCGCCTCCGGTTATGAATTCCGCTTCGGTCATGCCATCAGGCAATAATTTTTGCAAGGCTGTGAACAATTTTCCTTGAATTTCATTATCTACCTCGATGCCCTCGACGTCTACTTTATAAGCTGTAGTCACTTTAATCTGGTTGGCCTCGCCATAGGTTTTGACGCCGGTTCCGGTACCAAAGACCTCGTTTAACTCCGATGCAATTTCAGAAGTATTTACTGGCTTCTCAAAACGGATTTGATAGGTACGGCCACCAAGAAAATCGACCCCTTGTTGCAACCCATTTGTAGCGATTGAAAAAACGCCTACTCCGACCAAAATTATTGAACAGATATAGGCAATTTTACGTTTGGACAGGAAATTGATACTGATGTTCCTGAACAAATTTTTGGTCATGCCTGTAGAGAAATCCAAACTTCTTCCCGGTTTGCTTATGTACCAATCTACCAACAACCTCGTGATGAAAATTGCGGTGAACAATGAAGTAGCGATACCAATCAATAAGGTAGTCGCAAAACCTTTAATTGGTCCCGAACCGAAAATGAACAATATTATCGCCGTAAGACCAGTGGTGATGTTCGCATCCAAAATAGATGACAAGGCGTTGCTAAAACCGTCCGCTACTGCTTGCCCCTTACCCTTGCCTTTCGCCAGTTCTTCCTTGATCCGTTCAAAAATAAGTACGTTCGCATCTACTGACATACCGATGGTCAAAACAATACCGGCAATACCCGGCAAGGTTAACACTGCACTTAAGCTGGTCAACACACCAAAAATCAATAGGATGTTCAACAACAAAGCGATATCGGCTGCAATACCGGCCTTTCCGTAATAGAAAACCATCCATACCAACACAATCGCCATGGCAATCAAGAAAGACATAAAACCACTATCGATAGCTTCTTGCCCCAAAGATGGACCCACGATTTCGGATTGAATGATTTCCGCGGAAGCCGGAAGCTTACCCGCCCGTAAAACGTTCGAGATATCCTTGGTTTCGTTCACGGTAAAATTCCCCGTTATTTGCGAATTACCCCCTGAAATAGGTCCAGTAGAAACACCTGGAGCAGTGTATACTTTATTGTCCAGTACAATGGCGATACCTGTTTGATTGGTGTATGCATCGCCTGTTAACTTCTCCCACAATTTTGCACCTTTGGTATTCATATTCATGCCCACCGAAGGTTTGTTGCCCAAATCGAATTCACTTCGAGCATCGGTAACCACGTCGCCACTGATTCTCGGTACACCTTCCCTATTTGATTTTAAGGCAAAAAGCTCTACGATTTCAGAACCTTCACTTGGGCGTTCCCATAAGAATTTGACGAATTGCAAATCTGCAGGCAATAACTTGCGTATCTCACGCATTCTAAGATATGAACCGATTTCGGCAGTGTCCTTTATAGCGGCAACACCAACGGCATAGCTCGGTGCACCCAATTGAAACTTGTCGAATAATGGATTTACCTGACTGGCCAAATCCAATGAATCTTGGGACACATCGGATAACAGGGAATCGATTTCCGACTCCGGTTTTGCCTCGATATCCTCAGTGTTGCCTTCTACCAAGGTTTTTAAGGCCTCGTTCGCTTGAAAGAAAAAACCTTGCAAAGCAGCATTATTGGGCTGGTAGGTTTCCCAAAACTCCAATTGTGCCGTGCTAGATAGAAGATCTTGGGCCCTTTTGACATCTCTTGCCCCAGGCAACTCGACCAAGATACGACCCGAGGTTCCCTCGCGCTGAATGTTCGGCTGGGTCACCCCAAAACCATCGATACGCTCTCGAAGCACCTCAAAAGCAGACTCTATCGATTCGTCTATTTTAGTTCTGATTTGTGATTTCACCTCGGCATCGGTCATGTCGGCCGTAATGGTTCCTTCCAAAGCACGGGTATAGAAAATATCGGGGGTAGCCAATTTAGCATCTCCCTTTACGTTATCCCAGGCCTCAAAAAAGAGCTCAACGTAGGTGTCGTCACTACTTTTGGAAGCCAAATCGGCATCGGCCAAAGCCTTGTTGAATGCAGGATTTTTGGTGTTGTTCGCCAATCCTTTCAAAATGTCCTTTACAGAAATCTGCAAGGTTACGTTGATACCGCCCTTAAGGTCAAGCCCTTTATTCAGTTCCTTTTTCTTAGCATCGTTGTAGCTAGTGTATCCAAGCACGGTATTCTCACCTATGGAATCCAAATAGGCCGTTGCCACTTCCTCCCTTTTCGTAAGATAGTCCTCTTCACTATCAGAAACTTGAACGGCCGCATAGCTGTCGGCGTCGTTTTCTATTTTATTCGTGATAAAGGTGTAGGATAATTGATAGATACTAATTAGCCCGAATAAGAAGGCAAAAAGCTTTATAAGTCCTTTATTTTGCATTAGTTAGGTAAATTATATTGTGATTGTTGTCTTGGATTTTTCTTACAGCCTGCAAATATATGATATTCCCATGCGATTTGACAATATATTTGGCAGTTATTGAGCTCTTCCCATCAAAAGCTACAAGACCGTTACACGCTAAGACATAAACCGTAAGACTTTACGAATTGACTGGATTTGAGTAAAAACCGCCAAGAAATCGTATACATATTGTCAAAACGAAAGGGTATCCCACGAACGTGGAACACCCTTCTTAATTCTCTACAGTAACCCGGCTATTTTATAGCTCCAAAAGGTCATTCGTTTTTTGAACACCTTCGGCACTTTCCTGCATTTTCGCCATTTCAGCATCGCTTAAGGGCACGTCCACTATTTTTTCAATTCCATCTTTACCCAATATAACGGGAACACCGATGCATAGTCCGTTTAATCCGTATTCACCTTCCAAATACGTAGAACAAGGGAATATTTTCTTTTGATCGCATGCGATAGCCTGCACCAAACCAGATACTGCTGCGCCTGGAGCGTACCAAGCGCTTGTTCCCAATAAACCTGTAAGCGTTGCACCGCCCACCTTAGTGTCTTCGGCAACCTGATTTAGACGATCTTCCGATAAAAATTCCGAAACCTTGATACTGTTTCTTGTCGCATGTGAAGTCAAAGGCACCATGCCTTTATCGCTGTGTCCGCCAAGTACCATCCCGTCAACATCAGAAATCGGTGCTTCCAAGGCCTCTGCTAATCGGTATTTGAAGCGGGCACTATCCAAAGCCCCTCCCATTCCTATAATTCGGTTTTTCGGTAAATCGGTCGTTTTGTGCACCAAATACGTCATGGTATCCATCGGATTGCTCACCACGATCATAATGACATTTGGTGAGTGTTCGATCAGGCTGGCGGAAACCGTTTTTACGATTCCGGCATTGATGCCTATCAACTCTTCACGTGTCATTCCTGGCTTGCGTGGAATCCCGGAAGTAATGACGGCGATATCGCTGCCCGCAGTTTTAGAATAATCACTGGTAACCCCTGTTATTTTGGTATCAAAACCATTTAGGGAGGCACATTGCATCAAATCCATCGCCTTCCCTTCTGCATATCCTTCCTTGATATCCAATAAAACGACTTCCGATGCGAAATTCTTAATGGCGATGTACTCTGCACAGCTCGCTCCTACAGCCCCTGCCCCTACAATGGTAATTTTCATAATAATTCTTTTTTAATTTCAGATAATTTTCATGTTTTCGATGGCTAAAAATACATAATCTTTAACAAACCAAAGTCACCGTAACCTGCTTAAATCTTGCCAATGCCGCACTTTTTTTGATCGATGAATTACATGGAACGTTAAAAAAAATTGCGGTTCAACGAAGATTATCGCAAAACGACGTCATACATCGAATTTTAGCAATTAAGGAAGGTGTATTTCCGTTAGATAAACCAACCCCCGAATCAGTAAAAACCTACATTATGAAAAAGCTATTTTCCCTCCTTGCCATAATTGGTATTGTTTTAGCTAGTAATTGTTCCCGAATTCCAGAAAACAATGACGCCATTATCGGTGTTTGGCAGAAAGCCGACAGAAAAGAAATCAGCGAAACCGAAAAAGAGACCAGTTTTAAAATATGGACTTTCAACGATGCGTATCTCGGTCGCTACAATCACCAATTAAATCAGGTCGAAGCCGTAAAGACGGACTTTCGATGGACAGAAGAAGACAACAAATATACGATTTCGTATCCCGGTACTGATCTTGCCGACCAAATCGTTACTTTAGAAAAAACGGAAAAAGGCGAGGTCTTACAAAGTTTGACCGGTGAAATCGTTGCCGTGAGAAACTAAGCGGCCTAAAGAATTTAATTCCAACAAAAAGCCGCAACCTTTACTAGGTTGCGGCTTTTTAATTATCCAGTTTTCCTACAAAAGCACTTACGCATCAATATTCGCGTACACTGCATTTTTCTCGATAAACTCTCTTCGTGGCGGCACCTCATCTCCCATCAGCATAGAGAAAATGCGATCGGCCTCGGTGGCGTTATCAATCGTGATTTGGCGGAGGGTTCTAAATCCAGGATTCATGGTAGTGTCCCACAGCTGTTCGGCGTTCATTTCACCCAGACCCTTATAGCGCTGAATGCTCACTCCTCCGCTATAGCTATCGGCGATTTCGTCGCGTTCCTGATCGTTCCAGGCGTAGCGTTTTTTACTTCCTTTTTTCACCAAGTACAAAGGTGGGGTAGCGATATACACGTGACCACTTTCGATAAGTTCACGCATGTATCGGTAAAAGAAGGTAAGAATCAAGGTTTCGATATGGCTACCATCAACATCGGCATCACACATAATAACCACTTTATGATAACGGAGCTTCTCTAAATTCAAGGCTTTACTGTCATCGTCGGTACCAATGGTAACTCCCAAGGCCGTGTAAATGTTCTTGATTTCCTCATTTTCGAAAACCCGGTGCGGCATCGCTTTCTCCACATTTAAAATCTTACCCCGTAAGGGCAGTATCGCCTGAAAGTTACGGTCGCGGCCTTGTTTGGCCGTTCCACCCGCGGAATCTCCCTCAACGAGAAATACTTCGCAATTTACGGGATCTTGATCCGAACAATCAGATAGTTTTCCGGGAAGGCCACCAATACTCATCACCGTTTTGCGCTGCACCATTTCGCGTGCCTTGGTCGCCGCATGTCGTGCCTGAGCCGCTAAGATTACTTTCTGAACGATTACCTTGGCATCATCAGGGTTTTCCTCCAAATAGTTGGTCAACATTTCCGATACGGCCTGACTTACCGCGGAAGTCACTTCCCTGTTGCCCAATTTAGTCTTTGTCTGGCCTTCGAACTGCGGTTCTGCGACCTTTACGGAGATGATTGCCGTCAAGCCTTCCCTAAAGTCATCGCCTTGCACCTCGAATTTCAATTTGTCGAGCATACCCGAGGTATCTGCATACTTTTTCAAGGTTCCGGTCAACCCTCTTCTAAAGCCGGAGAGGTGCGTACCTCCTTCGTGGGTGTTGATATTATTGACATAGGAATGAAGGTTTTCGGTATACGAGGTATTGTACACCATGGCGACCTCCACGGGAATTCCGTTTTTCTCCCCTTCCATGGAAATAACACCTTGGGTCAACTGTTCCCTGTTCGAGTCTAAAAACCGAACGAATTCTTTTAGGCCTTCATCGGAGTAAAAAACCTCTTCTACATAACCGGATGCGCTATCCTTATCTTTTTGACGCTTGTCCATTATCGAAATGGTAACGCCTTTGTTCAGATACGACAGTTCGCGCATTCTATTCGACAAGGTCTCATAACTGTATTCTATAGTCTGAGTAAAGATCTGCGTATCGGGCATAAAAGTGACCTCAGTACCCCGTTCGCTCGTTTCTCCGATGGTTTTTACAGGATATTGGGCTTTACCCCTCGCATATTCCTGTCGCCATATCTTACCTTCTTTATATACCGTAGCCGTTAAATGGCTTGATAAGGCATTTACACAAGACACCCCCACACCGTGCAAACCACCTGAAACCTTATAGGAATCTTTGTCGAATTTACCACCTGCGCCGATTTTCGTCATGACCACTTCCAGTGCCGAGACACCTTCTTTTTTGTGCATCCCAACGGGAATACCCCTACCGTTATCACGGGTAGTCACGGAGTTGTCTTCGTTTATGATGACCGAAATAGAGTCGCAATGCCCGCCCATGGCCTCATCGATAGAGTTATCGACCACCTCGTAAACTAAGTGGTGCAGCCCCCGCACACCAACATCGCCAATATACATAGACGGCCGCATGCGCACATGCTCCATACCCTCTAAGGCCTGAATACTATCAGCGGAATATTCCTTACTTCCTGTAGATTCCTTGCTAGAATCCAAGGGCTCGTTTTTTTTGTTTTCGTCTTCTTTATTTGCTTCTTCACTCATAAATTCAAAGGTTGTTTGAAGTTGTAATTTTGCAATCTTACAAATATACGCAATAGCCTATGAAATATGAGGTTTTGACAACTTATTGCACCTTTAAGTTATCAACAAATATTGTGGAAAAAATGAACGCTAAAAGCCACTTCTTTAACAAATAAAAAACAAAAGGCGCATCCTTTCGGAAGCGCCTTTCAGACTAATTAAAATAAAACCGGTCGAACAGAACCGATTGTCTTCAGTGCGTTGAAAATCGTTCTTTAATACGCTTCATCATGAACGTTGGCCACGGCCCTGCCCGAAGGGTCGTTCATGTTCTTGAATGCCTCGTCCCATTCCAGGGCGATTTTTGTGCTGCAGGCTACCGATGCCTCTTGAGGAACGCAGAGCGCCGCGGCGTCTGAAGGAAAATGCGATTCAAAAATGGTCCGGTAATAAAACTCCTCTTTGTTCTGAGGTGTCTGCAACGGGAACCTGAACTTGGCGTTGGCCAACTGCTCATCCGACACTTCGGCATCGACCACCTCTTTTAAGGTATCGATCCAACTGTAGCCGACCCCATCGGAAAACTGTTCTTTCTGACGCCATGCCACGCTATGTGGTAGCATATCTTCGAAAGCCTTACGGACTACCCATTTTTCCATGCGCTCGCCATTGATCATTTTGTCTTTCGGGTTGATACGCATGGCGACATCCATAAATTCCTTATCCAAGAAGGGTACCCGTCCTTCGATACCCCAGGCGGCCAGACTTTTGTTGGCACGCAAACAGTCGTACATGTGCAATTTGCTTAATTTACGAACGGTTTCCTCATGAAATTCCTGATCATTCGGAGCTTTGTGGAAGTATAGGTATCCGCCAAAAAGTTCATCGGCGCCTTCGCCTGATAATACCATTTTGATGCCCATTGATTTAATGACCCGCGCCATGAGGTACATGGGTGTTGAGGCGCGAATAGTGGTAATATCGTAGGTTTCCAGGTTGTATACTACATCCTTGATGGCATCCAACCCTTCTTGAATCGTAAATTTTATTTCGTGGTGAATGGTGCCGATATGATCCGCAACCTTTTGTGCGGCCGCCAAATCGGGCGAACCTTCCAACCCTACCGAAAACGAGTGCAATTGTGGCCACCAAGCATCGGCGGTGTCATCGGATTCGATTCGTTTTTGGGCATATTTTTTGGCAATAGCGGAAGTTACGGAAGAATCCAGCCCGCCTGAGAGCAACACGCCATAGGGAACATCCGACATTAACTGGCGGTGTACCGCAGCTTCCAGTGCTTCTTTGATTTCCTTGATGCTGGTCTCGTTTTCCTTTACCGCCTCATATTCCATCCAATCGCGGGAATACCATCTTTTTAGCTCCCCATCGGTGCTATGCAGATAATGTCCCGGAGGGAACAACTCTATCTTCGTGCAGGTACCTTCCAAGGCTTTGAGCTCCGATGCCACATAAAAGGTTCCATTCTTATCCCATCCCATATATAGGGGAATGATTCCCATATGATCTCGGGCGATGAAATATTCGTCCTTTTCTGTATCGTAAATGGCAAAACCGAAAATACCGTTCATCTCGTCCAAAAAAGCAGGTCCTTTGGCTTGATATAGCGCAAGGATAACTTCACAATCCGATTGGGTC
Protein-coding regions in this window:
- the secDF gene encoding protein translocase subunit SecDF, translated to MQNKGLIKLFAFLFGLISIYQLSYTFITNKIENDADSYAAVQVSDSEEDYLTKREEVATAYLDSIGENTVLGYTSYNDAKKKELNKGLDLKGGINVTLQISVKDILKGLANNTKNPAFNKALADADLASKSSDDTYVELFFEAWDNVKGDAKLATPDIFYTRALEGTITADMTDAEVKSQIRTKIDESIESAFEVLRERIDGFGVTQPNIQREGTSGRILVELPGARDVKRAQDLLSSTAQLEFWETYQPNNAALQGFFFQANEALKTLVEGNTEDIEAKPESEIDSLLSDVSQDSLDLASQVNPLFDKFQLGAPSYAVGVAAIKDTAEIGSYLRMREIRKLLPADLQFVKFLWERPSEGSEIVELFALKSNREGVPRISGDVVTDARSEFDLGNKPSVGMNMNTKGAKLWEKLTGDAYTNQTGIAIVLDNKVYTAPGVSTGPISGGNSQITGNFTVNETKDISNVLRAGKLPASAEIIQSEIVGPSLGQEAIDSGFMSFLIAMAIVLVWMVFYYGKAGIAADIALLLNILLIFGVLTSLSAVLTLPGIAGIVLTIGMSVDANVLIFERIKEELAKGKGKGQAVADGFSNALSSILDANITTGLTAIILFIFGSGPIKGFATTLLIGIATSLFTAIFITRLLVDWYISKPGRSLDFSTGMTKNLFRNISINFLSKRKIAYICSIILVGVGVFSIATNGLQQGVDFLGGRTYQIRFEKPVNTSEIASELNEVFGTGTGVKTYGEANQIKVTTAYKVDVEGIEVDNEIQGKLFTALQKLLPDGMTEAEFITGGGEDALGILQSVKVGPTIADDIKNNAFLAIIGSLAVVFLYILLRFRRWQFSLGAVAAVFHDVMIVLGIFSILGTLGSAVPFNIEIDQAFIAAILTVIGYSLNDTVVVFDRIREIIKEKGWKAGDNINLALNSTLSRTLNTSMTTLVVLLAIFIFGGESLRGFMFAMIIGIIVGTYSSLFIATPIMYDTLKKNVTSPVKEVVKEKEKVKAKA
- a CDS encoding serine aminopeptidase domain-containing protein, which gives rise to MTAQVQEFELQTAMGHSLGVTKFFTTAFNKEIMVISSATGVLQRYYAKFAEFFALEGFCVYTFDYSGIGKSGGNATELQKNPISLTAWGANDQAAVVALAKRTHPEAQLTLVTHSIGGQLLGFNPHYHMLDKVIFVASQGGYWNDFKGLHTIKMWLFWYVIIPSLTPIYGFFPAKKLGLFENLPKNMVYEWASWGKQTEYLMKFYDESKYYHAKFKIPILSLSFSKDSYAPKNTVDWLAGLFTNATVHRVHHQANTGERHVQHFGFFKKWAQHPYWEQCLQYIRNGTYNT
- a CDS encoding GNAT family N-acetyltransferase, with the protein product MAPITPDFILDYEESERLRFRRLLPSDFEAWLPFHQDPRSSQYWKGLPQDPKIACHEQFQRTFERYEKGLGGMNALICKATEAFVGMAGLLVQTVDDKQELEIAYSILPKYWKKGYATEAAIKCKAYAMANRLADSLISIIHIDNVPSQKVATNNGMVWDKTTTYRNNPVHIYRIRL
- the gyrB gene encoding DNA topoisomerase (ATP-hydrolyzing) subunit B; its protein translation is MSEEANKEDENKKNEPLDSSKESTGSKEYSADSIQALEGMEHVRMRPSMYIGDVGVRGLHHLVYEVVDNSIDEAMGGHCDSISVIINEDNSVTTRDNGRGIPVGMHKKEGVSALEVVMTKIGAGGKFDKDSYKVSGGLHGVGVSCVNALSSHLTATVYKEGKIWRQEYARGKAQYPVKTIGETSERGTEVTFMPDTQIFTQTIEYSYETLSNRMRELSYLNKGVTISIMDKRQKDKDSASGYVEEVFYSDEGLKEFVRFLDSNREQLTQGVISMEGEKNGIPVEVAMVYNTSYTENLHSYVNNINTHEGGTHLSGFRRGLTGTLKKYADTSGMLDKLKFEVQGDDFREGLTAIISVKVAEPQFEGQTKTKLGNREVTSAVSQAVSEMLTNYLEENPDDAKVIVQKVILAAQARHAATKAREMVQRKTVMSIGGLPGKLSDCSDQDPVNCEVFLVEGDSAGGTAKQGRDRNFQAILPLRGKILNVEKAMPHRVFENEEIKNIYTALGVTIGTDDDSKALNLEKLRYHKVVIMCDADVDGSHIETLILTFFYRYMRELIESGHVYIATPPLYLVKKGSKKRYAWNDQERDEIADSYSGGVSIQRYKGLGEMNAEQLWDTTMNPGFRTLRQITIDNATEADRIFSMLMGDEVPPRREFIEKNAVYANIDA
- a CDS encoding ATP-binding cassette domain-containing protein, with protein sequence MKRHGAIFMDNDSDAKYIIGALLGDAPPEGFHELRAKKGMLFSKLALLHYIDEEMRHGATVLTRNTAQTLRTMSSGEQKKALLAHILENGADYMVLDNPFDNLDLSTQTELKKRLAAIAQHTLLIQLLSRTTDLLPFIRHFYRLDGRELIPIKSIAEISRRIKTFTGSIPPPLSQYSIKENILIQLKNVSVSYFEKPILDRIDWTIKKGEFWELRGSNGSGKTTMLSMITGENPKGYGQELYIFGKLKGSGESIWDIKKRMGYFTPAMTDTFTGYHSIEHMLISGLNDSVGLYITPSEAQLRLAKEWLALIGLWERKDILFHELGTGQKRLVMCARAMIKHPILLILDEPTAGLDDENAALFVALVNKFARESESAIVFVSHRSEPGLTPQYIYELIPGQNGSIGKKQ
- the asnB gene encoding asparagine synthase B, translating into MCGIVCAFDVKESTEVLRPQLLEMSKKVRHRGPDWSGIYSDAKAILAHERLAIVDPASGKQPLLSPDGKLILAANGEIYNHRELRKQFEGSYDFQTQSDCEVILALYQAKGPAFLDEMNGIFGFAIYDTEKDEYFIARDHMGIIPLYMGWDKNGTFYVASELKALEGTCTKIELFPPGHYLHSTDGELKRWYSRDWMEYEAVKENETSIKEIKEALEAAVHRQLMSDVPYGVLLSGGLDSSVTSAIAKKYAQKRIESDDTADAWWPQLHSFSVGLEGSPDLAAAQKVADHIGTIHHEIKFTIQEGLDAIKDVVYNLETYDITTIRASTPMYLMARVIKSMGIKMVLSGEGADELFGGYLYFHKAPNDQEFHEETVRKLSKLHMYDCLRANKSLAAWGIEGRVPFLDKEFMDVAMRINPKDKMINGERMEKWVVRKAFEDMLPHSVAWRQKEQFSDGVGYSWIDTLKEVVDAEVSDEQLANAKFRFPLQTPQNKEEFYYRTIFESHFPSDAAALCVPQEASVACSTKIALEWDEAFKNMNDPSGRAVANVHDEAY
- the mdh gene encoding malate dehydrogenase codes for the protein MKITIVGAGAVGASCAEYIAIKNFASEVVLLDIKEGYAEGKAMDLMQCASLNGFDTKITGVTSDYSKTAGSDIAVITSGIPRKPGMTREELIGINAGIVKTVSASLIEHSPNVIMIVVSNPMDTMTYLVHKTTDLPKNRIIGMGGALDSARFKYRLAEALEAPISDVDGMVLGGHSDKGMVPLTSHATRNSIKVSEFLSEDRLNQVAEDTKVGGATLTGLLGTSAWYAPGAAVSGLVQAIACDQKKIFPCSTYLEGEYGLNGLCIGVPVILGKDGIEKIVDVPLSDAEMAKMQESAEGVQKTNDLLEL